The Temnothorax longispinosus isolate EJ_2023e chromosome 7, Tlon_JGU_v1, whole genome shotgun sequence genome contains a region encoding:
- the LOC139816412 gene encoding zinc carboxypeptidase-like — MWRITMLCIVTMGIATSHKVSYEGFKLFKIVPKTNTHLRLLQNLKNDTAKYSFWEIPIALNREGFLMVPPYNLELFYNIMDDFKLTFEVKIDNIQKVIDDTIPQNKSQGFDFKQYHTLEEIYDNLEELAKKYPNKVQVVVGGRTYEGREIKGVKIISGEGKRGIFIEGGIHAREWISPATVMYILHQLLTSNNSDVRGVADSNNWFIFPVFNPDGYVFSHVQDRLWKKTRKPSSDVCIGSDPNRNWDFRWNTIGTNNNPCNEDYPGSEPFSEIETKSMSEYIKSNIRHFKTYVAFHSFSQQILFPSSPDLPDSYDDLHAFGTIAMEDIRLRYNTQYERGSISEFQQLSGSSVDYIFHVLRKPQVYIYKLRDKGQYGFLLPPEQIIPTGEETLDSLVSLLGYMI; from the exons ATGTGGAGGATAACAATGTTGTGTATCGTGACCATGGGCATAGCTACCTCTCACAAGGTTAGCTACGAAGGTTTCAAGCTCTTCAAGATTGTCCCGAAAACAAATACGCATTTGAGGCTacttcaaaatttgaaaaatgatacCGCCAAA TATAGCTTCTGGGAAATACCAATTGCGCTAAACAGAGAAGGGTTTCTTATGGTACCGCCGTACAATTTGGaactattttacaatattatggACGATTTCAAATTGACCTTTGAAGTCAAAATTGACAATATCCAGAAAGTAATTGACGATACGATTCCTCAGAATAAATCGCAAGGTTTcgattttaaacaatatcacACTCTCGAAGAAATCTACGATAATCTGGAAGAGTTGGCCAAGAAGTATCCCAACAAAGTGCAGGTCGTCGTAGGCGGTAGAACATATGAGGGACGCGAGATCAAAGGCGTAAAGATAATCTCTGGTGAAGGGAAACGTGGAATCTTCATCGAGGGAGGCATTCATGCCAGGGAATGGATTTCGCCGGCGACTGTCATGTATATCCTGCATCAATTATTGACTAGTAATAATTCGGACGTGAGAGGTGTAGCTGACAGTAATAATTGGTTTATCTTCCCGGTATTCAATCCCGACGGATATGTGTTCTCACACGTTCAg gaTCGATTATGGAAAAAAACTCGCAAACCGTCCAGTGATGTCTGCATTGGATCGGATCCCAATAGAAACTGGGATTTTCGCTGGAATA CTATTGGCACCAACAACAATCCTTGCAATGAAGATTATCCCGGAAGTGAGCCATTCTCCGAAATAGAGACGAAAAGCATGTCTGAATACATCAAATCCAATATCCGCCATTTCAAAACGTATGTTGCGTTCCACAGTTTTTCTCAACAAATACTGTTTCCTAGCAGTCCGGATTTACCTGACTCATATGATGACTTG CATGCTTTCGGTACGATTGCAATGGAGGATATTCGACTAAGGTACAATACTCAATATGAGCGTGGAAGTATTAGCGAGTTTCAAC agttGAGTGGTTCTAGCGTCGATTACATCTTTCATGTTCTTCGTAAACCTCaggtatatatctataaattgcGCGATAAGGGTCAATATGGCTTCTTGTTACCACCTGAGCAGATTATTCCGACTGGAGAAGAGACTCTAGATTCTCTTGTATCTTTACTTGGCTATATGATCTAA
- the LOC139816185 gene encoding zinc carboxypeptidase-like isoform X2, with product MLKIIVLCTIVCLIVAQKATFNNYKVFRFIPSTEAQVNELQQLGTIFDGFSFWEEPSFVGRNVDLMVAPHKLPEFYEIMARIGISYQVYIEDVQKLIDQTMPEKQSTSFDFNNYHTLEEIYKNLDDLAKQYPDKVQVVVGGRTHEGRQIKGVKVSFKDNNPGIFIEGGIHAREWISPATVMYILHQLLTSNDQDVRDLAESHDWYIFPVFNPDGYAYTHTTNRLWRKSRKSYGLCVGADLNRNWNYQWVSKGLTGFPCSELYAGSTPFSEIETKSMSEYIESISDKFYTYISFHSYSQLLMYPYGYTKEHLDNYKDLHAIGLKSAAALEQKYGTKFRVGNVAETIYVCTGISVDYIKGVYHTPIVYTYELRDRGRYGFLLPPNQIIPSGEETMDSLVAMFKEVKARGYFKENLY from the exons ATGTTGAAGATAATTGTGTTGTGTACGATCGTGTGCTTAATAGTCGCCCAAAAAGCTACTTTTAACAACTACAAAGTTTTTAGATTTATTCCTTCTACAGAGGCCCAAGTCAATGAATTACAACAGCTGGGAACAATTTTTGATGGA TTTTCGTTCTGGGAAGAACCGAGTTTTGTAGGCAGAAATGTAGATCTTATGGTGGCTCCGCACAAGTTGCCCgaattttacgaaataatgGCTCGGATCGGAATATCCTATCAAGTTTACATCGAGGATGTCCAAAAGTTGATTGACCAAACGATGCCTGAGAAGCAATCAACCTCATTTGATTTCAATAACTATCATACTCTTGAggaaatctataaaaatctaGATGATCTGGCTAAGCAGTATCCCGACAAAGTACAGGTGGTCGTGGGTGGCCGAACACATGAGGGACGTCAAATCAAAGGCGTGAAGGTTTCCTTTAAGGACAACAACCCTGGAATCTTCATCGAGGGTGGCATTCACGCCAGGGAATGGATCTCTCCAGCAACTGTTATGTATATTCTACATCAATTGCTGACCAGCAATGATCAGGACGTCAGAGATCTGGCTGAGAGTCACGATTGGTACATCTTCCCCGTATTTAATCCCGACGGATACGCGTACACACACACCACG AATCGATTATGGAGAAAATCGCGTAAATCGTACGGTCTCTGCGTTGGAGCTGACCTTAATAGAAACTGGAATTACCAATGGGTGT CTAAAGGCTTGACTGGCTTTCCGTGTTCTGAGCTTTACGCAGGAAGTACGCCGTTTTCCGAGATAGAAACGAAGAGCATGTCCGAGTATATTGAGTCTATTTCCGACAAATTCTACACATACATCTCGTTCCACAGTTATTCGCAACTTTTGATGTATCCTTACGGTTACACGAAAGAACATCTCGATAATTACAAGGATTTG cATGCTATTGGTTTGAAATCAGCTGCAGCTCTTGAACAGAAATACGGAACTAAATTTCGAGTCGGAAATGTTGCTGAGACGATTT ATGTGTGCACCGGAATTAGCGTGGACTATATTAAAGGCGTTTACCATACACCTATCGTGTATACTTACGAATTACGCGATCGCGGTCGTTACGGCTTCTTACTGCCTCCTAATCAAATTATTCCATCTGGAGAAGAGACAATGGATTCTCTCGTAGCCATGTTTAAAGAAGTAAAGGCACGCggatatttcaaagaaaatttgtattaa
- the LOC139816182 gene encoding luciferin 4-monooxygenase-like — protein MINNETKNFTIENGIYKGPVKDNLSRYKSIGELMWNSIRSHRDKIAYLDALTEETVTYAELQDKIVRCALWLQKHGIKSGDVISMCTGNHLNSIVPCLSATYINAIFNPWNENLDLQNMLYFLQMTTPKIIFCSEKSVNVVLSALKEQNCNSTVVVFGKHVGAISFSDILRNCNDTEVINFRYVELDDVKKTACIMHSSGTTGMPKGVELSNYSMLFLSQQNNINMANVPSLWYSSLYWLTGIMMNFDGIRQSTKAIIYPEFDEEMTCRLIEKYKVSAAFLSTSMMNRLLKSNQLKKYQLSSLKVIMGSGTSIRPKVQEELRHILPHVQILQCFGMTELGGGATLQLPNSKNGSNGVVSKNVQMKVVDPENGKVLGPNQSGEICIKLPGIMTGYYKNPEATKSTVDEKGWLHSGDIGYFDDDGELFIMDRIKDLIKYRAYQISPTEVVNVLTSHPAVLEAVVIGVPHAIDDEHPVAFVIKRPGAKVTEQELIDFVANNMMDHCKLRAGVIFLESFPYTGSGKISRKDLKAITRKLVTYDN, from the exons ATGATTAACAATGAAACGAAG AATTTTACCATCGAAAATGGCATTTACAAGGGCCCCGTGAAGGATAATTTGAGTCGTTACAAGAGTATCGGAGAATTAATGTGGAATAGCATTAGAAGTCATAGGGATAAAATTGCATac TTGGACGCACTTACTGAAGAAACAGTCACATACGCAGAGTTGCAAGATAAAATTGTGAGATGTGCCTTGTGGCTGCAAAAACATGGAATCAAATCTGGCGATGTTATTAGTATGTGCACAGGTAATCATCTCAACTCCATCGTGCCTTGTCTTTCGGCAACTTACATCAACGCAATCTTCAATCCATGGAACGAGAACTTGGACTTAC AAAATATGCTGTACTTTTTGCAAATGACGACGCCGAAGATAATCTTCTGCAGCGAGAAATCCGTGAATGTTGTCTTGAGCGCGCTAAAGGAGCAGAATTGCAATTCTACGGTGGTAGTCTTCGGCAAGCATGTTGGCGCGATTTCGTTCTCCGATATCTTGAGAAATTGCAACGATACGGAAGTGATAAATTTTCGTTACGTCGAGCTCGATGACGTGAAGAAGACAGCATGCATTATGCATTCGTCAGGCACCACGGGAATGCCAAAGGGCGTCGAACTGTCCAACTACTCTATGTTATTTCTCAGCCagcaaaacaatattaatatggCCAATGTGCCATCACTTTGGTACTCTTCTCTTTATTGGCTGACTGGGATAATGATGAACTTCGATGGGATCAGGCAAAGTACCAAAGCGATCATCTATCCGGAATTTGATGAGGAGATGACTTGCCgattaatcgaaaaatacaaa GTATCAGCTGCTTTCCTTAGTACAAGCATGATGAATCGGTTACTCAAATCAAATCAgttaaagaaatatcaattatcATCTTTAAAAGTCATAATGGGCAGTGGTACATCAATTAGACCAAAAGTCCAGGAAGAATTAAGACATATTTTGCCACATGTCCAGATATTGCAATGTTTCg GGATGACGGAACTTGGTGGTGGCGCAACGTTGCAACTGCCAAATAGTAAGAACGGATCTAACGGAGTAGTATCCAAGAATGTGCAAATGAAGGTCGTGGACCCAGAAAACGGGAAAGTACTTGGTCCAAATCAATCAGgagaaatatgcataaaactACCAGGCATAATGACtggttattataaaaatccgGAGGCGACGAAAAGTACGGTTGATGAGAAAG GATGGCTACACTCAGGTGATATCGGTTATTTCGACGATGATGGGGAATTGTTCATTATGGACAGGATAAAGGATCTTATAAAGTACAGAGCATATCAAATCTCTCCCACAGAAGTCGTGAATGTCTTAACATCGCATCCAGCAGTGCTAGAAGCTGTAGTAATAGGAGTACCTCATGCAATAGATGACGAACACCCTGTTGCTTTTGTCATCAAAAGACCTGGCGCTaag GTGACAGAACAGGAATTGATAGACTTTGTAGCAAACAACATGATGGATCACTGCAAACTACGTGCAGGAgtgatatttttagaaagcTTCCCATATACGGGGTCAGGGAAAATTTCGAGAAAAGATTTGAAAGCAATAACAAGGAAACTGGTGACGTATGacaactaa
- the LOC139816185 gene encoding zinc carboxypeptidase-like isoform X1 codes for MYRIIMLKIIVLCTIVCLIVAQKATFNNYKVFRFIPSTEAQVNELQQLGTIFDGFSFWEEPSFVGRNVDLMVAPHKLPEFYEIMARIGISYQVYIEDVQKLIDQTMPEKQSTSFDFNNYHTLEEIYKNLDDLAKQYPDKVQVVVGGRTHEGRQIKGVKVSFKDNNPGIFIEGGIHAREWISPATVMYILHQLLTSNDQDVRDLAESHDWYIFPVFNPDGYAYTHTTNRLWRKSRKSYGLCVGADLNRNWNYQWVSKGLTGFPCSELYAGSTPFSEIETKSMSEYIESISDKFYTYISFHSYSQLLMYPYGYTKEHLDNYKDLHAIGLKSAAALEQKYGTKFRVGNVAETIYVCTGISVDYIKGVYHTPIVYTYELRDRGRYGFLLPPNQIIPSGEETMDSLVAMFKEVKARGYFKENLY; via the exons ATGTACAGGATCATCATGTTGAAGATAATTGTGTTGTGTACGATCGTGTGCTTAATAGTCGCCCAAAAAGCTACTTTTAACAACTACAAAGTTTTTAGATTTATTCCTTCTACAGAGGCCCAAGTCAATGAATTACAACAGCTGGGAACAATTTTTGATGGA TTTTCGTTCTGGGAAGAACCGAGTTTTGTAGGCAGAAATGTAGATCTTATGGTGGCTCCGCACAAGTTGCCCgaattttacgaaataatgGCTCGGATCGGAATATCCTATCAAGTTTACATCGAGGATGTCCAAAAGTTGATTGACCAAACGATGCCTGAGAAGCAATCAACCTCATTTGATTTCAATAACTATCATACTCTTGAggaaatctataaaaatctaGATGATCTGGCTAAGCAGTATCCCGACAAAGTACAGGTGGTCGTGGGTGGCCGAACACATGAGGGACGTCAAATCAAAGGCGTGAAGGTTTCCTTTAAGGACAACAACCCTGGAATCTTCATCGAGGGTGGCATTCACGCCAGGGAATGGATCTCTCCAGCAACTGTTATGTATATTCTACATCAATTGCTGACCAGCAATGATCAGGACGTCAGAGATCTGGCTGAGAGTCACGATTGGTACATCTTCCCCGTATTTAATCCCGACGGATACGCGTACACACACACCACG AATCGATTATGGAGAAAATCGCGTAAATCGTACGGTCTCTGCGTTGGAGCTGACCTTAATAGAAACTGGAATTACCAATGGGTGT CTAAAGGCTTGACTGGCTTTCCGTGTTCTGAGCTTTACGCAGGAAGTACGCCGTTTTCCGAGATAGAAACGAAGAGCATGTCCGAGTATATTGAGTCTATTTCCGACAAATTCTACACATACATCTCGTTCCACAGTTATTCGCAACTTTTGATGTATCCTTACGGTTACACGAAAGAACATCTCGATAATTACAAGGATTTG cATGCTATTGGTTTGAAATCAGCTGCAGCTCTTGAACAGAAATACGGAACTAAATTTCGAGTCGGAAATGTTGCTGAGACGATTT ATGTGTGCACCGGAATTAGCGTGGACTATATTAAAGGCGTTTACCATACACCTATCGTGTATACTTACGAATTACGCGATCGCGGTCGTTACGGCTTCTTACTGCCTCCTAATCAAATTATTCCATCTGGAGAAGAGACAATGGATTCTCTCGTAGCCATGTTTAAAGAAGTAAAGGCACGCggatatttcaaagaaaatttgtattaa
- the LOC139816187 gene encoding zinc carboxypeptidase-like, with translation MWRAIVLCTVIGLIAAEKATFHNYKVFRISPTTNTHVELLRQLTEVSDGLTFWKEPTTVNTYVDIMVAPHKLPEFYELMAQIKAPHQIYVENVQTLVDQTTNRSTSTSLDFDEGYHTLWEIYKNLDDLAKQYPGKVEVVVGGKTYEGRQIKGVKVSFKTNNPGIFIEGGNHAREWISPATVMYILHQLLTSTDPEIRDLAESHNWYIFPVFNPDGYEYTHTTNRMWRKTRELHGLFCRGSDPNRNWGYEWGTGGSSSFPCSETYAGSAPFSDIETKSMSEYIKSISDKFYAYISFHSYSQLLMFPYGYTKAHVENYEDLYAIGTKSANALKKRYGTEYQVGDIADTVYVASGNTVDYIEGVYHKPIVYVYELRDQGQYGFLLPPEQIIPTGQETLDSLVVMFLEAKRLGYSNNI, from the exons ATGTGGAGAGCAATAGTATTATGTACAGTCATCGGCCTGATAGCCGCCGAGAAGGCTACTTTTCACAATTATAAGGTCTTCAGAATTTCTCCGACCACAAACACGCACGTTGAATTACTACGCCAATTGACCGAGGTTTCTGATGGA ctTACTTTCTGGAAAGAACCAACTACCGTAAATACGTATGTAGATATTATGGTAGCTCCACACAAGCTGCCCGAATTTTACGAATTAATGGCTCAGATTAAAGCACCCCATCAAATTTATGTTGAAAACGTTCAGACACTAGTCGATCAAACGACAAATcggtcgacgtcgacgtcgctCGATTTTGATGAGGGTTACCACACTCTGTGGGAAATCTACAAGAACCTGGATGATTTGGCCAAACAATATCCCGGCAAAGTAGAAGTTGTCGTGGGTGGCAAAACATATGAGGGACGTCAGATCAAAGGCGTTAAGGTTTCCTTTAAGACCAACAATCCTGGAATCTTCATCGAAGGTGGTAATCACGCCAGGGAATGGATCTCTCCAGCGACTGTTATGTATATTCTTCATCAATTGCTGACCAGCACCGATCCAGAGATCAGAGATCTGGCTGAGAGCCACAATTGGTACATCTTCCCCGTATTTAATCCCGACGGATATGAGTACACGCATACCACC AACCGAATGTGGAGAAAGACACGTGAGCTGCATGGTCTATTCTGCCGAGGTAGTGATCCTAATAGGAATTGGGGTTACGAATGGGGAA CTGGAGGCTCCAGCTCTTTCCCGTGTTCCGAAACTTATGCCGGAAGTGCACCATTCTCCGATATAGAAACGAAGAGCATGTCCGAATATATCAAATCCatttctgataaattttaCGCATATATCTCGTTTCACAGCTATTCACAGCTTTTGATGTTCCCTTATGGCTACACAAAGGCTCATGTTGAAAACTACGAGGATTTg TATGCCATTGGTACGAAATCGGCTAACGCTCTCAAAAAAAGATATGGAACCGAATATCAGGTTGGAGATATTGCCGACACAGTTT acgtgGCTAGTGGAAATACTGTAGATTATATCGAAGGCGTTTACCATAAACCTATTGTCTATGTCTACGAGTTGCGTGATCAAGGTCAGTATGGTTTCTTGTTGCCTCCTGAGCAGATTATCCCGACTGGACAAGAAACTCTGGACTCTCTCGTAGTCATGTTCTTAGAGGCAAAGAGGCTTGGATActccaataatatttaa
- the LOC139816097 gene encoding zinc carboxypeptidase-like: MWKLILLCTVGLVAAEMATFENYKVFKIAVTTQPQVDQLNMLADVSDGFSFWAAPAVNKQVDLMVAPHKLPEFYEIMAKIRAPHAVLIENVQALIDQTTPPSGSTKFDFKNYHTLDTIYKNLDDLAQQYPDKVQTVVGGKTYEGRQIKGVKVSFKANNPGIFIEGGIHAREWISPATVMYILHQLLTSTNPEVRALAESHDWYIFPSFNPDGYVYTHTTNRLWRKTRKPYGTLCYGSDPNRNWGYKWNVGGASNFPCSETYAGSAPFSDVETKSMSEYINSISDKFYAYLAFHSYSQLLMFPYGHTKTHLENYDNMYAIGLNSITALAKRYGTKYKTGNIAETIYVASGNSLDWVKGTYDKPVTYIYELRDKGRYGFLLPSNQIVPTGEETMDSLVAMFKEAKARGYPTK; encoded by the exons ATGTGGAAACTAATATTACTATGTACGGTGGGCCTGGTGGCCGCCGAGATGGCTACTTTTGAAAACTACAAGGTCTTCAAAATTGCTGTGACTACACAGCCGCAGGTTGATCAGCTCAATATGTTGGCAGACGTTTCTGACGGA TTTTCCTTCTGGGCAGCACCGGCTGTGAACAAACAAGTGGACCTTATGGTAGCCCCACATAAATTGCCCGAATTCTACGAAATAATGGCGAAAATCCGAGCACCCCATGCAGTTCTTATTGAGAATGTTCAGGCATTAATTGATCAGACGACGCCCCCGAGTGGATCGACGAAATTCGATTTTAAAAACTATCACACTCTCGACACAATTTACAAGAATCTGGATGACCTGGCTCAGCAGTATCCCGACAAGGTGCAGACTGTCGTGGGCGGTAAAACATACGAAGGACGCCAGATCAAAGGCGTCAAAGTTTCTTTTAAAGCCAACAATCCCGGGATCTTCATCGAGGGTGGTATTCACGCCAGAGAATGGATCTCTCCAGCGACTGTCATGTATATTCTGCATCAATTGCTGACCAGCACCAATCCGGAGGTCAGAGCTCTGGCTGAGAGCCACGATTGGTATATCTTCCCCTCGTTTAATCCCGACGGATATGTGTACACGCACACCACG aatCGATTATGGAGAAAAACACGTAAGCCATATGGTACTCTCTGTTATGGCAGCGATCCCAACAGGAACTGGGGCTACAAATGGAAcg tCGGAGGCGCTAGCAATTTTCCATGTTCCGAAACTTACGCCGGAAGTGCACCGTTTTCCGATGTTGAGACAAAGAGCATGTCCGAATATATCAATTCTATTTCCGACAAATTTTACGCGTATCTCGCATTCCATAGTTATTCGCAATTATTGATGTTCCCGTACGGTCACACAAAGACTCATCTTGAAAACTACGACAACATG tATGCTATTGGATTGAACTCGATTACAGCTCTCGCAAAGAGATATGgaactaaatataaaactggAAATATTGCCGAGACGATCT atGTGGCTTCCGGAAATTCTTTAGATTGGGTCAAAGGCACATATGATAAACCTGTCACCTACATTTATGAATTGCGTGATAAAGGTCGTTACGGCTTTTTGTTGCCATCTAATCAAATTGTCCCGACTGGAGAAGAGACTATGGACTCCCTTGTAGCCATGTTCAAAGAGGCGAAAGCACGTGGCTATCccacaaaataa
- the LOC139816175 gene encoding zinc carboxypeptidase-like: protein MWKIIMLCIVTMGVATVDKVSYEGYKLFSIVPKTQLELELLEELRRLGNAEYNFWQVPSVLDREVIFMVPPRNLDEFHDLMFRFNMHFEVRINNIQKLIDDTIPRNKSQSFDFKHYHTLEEIYDNLEELAKKYPHRVQVVVGGRTYEGREIKGVKIISSEEKSGIFIEGGIHAREWISPTTVMYILHQLLTSEDSDVRYVADNHNWFIFPVFNPDGYVFSHIKDRLWRKTRKPSSGTCIGSDLNRNWDYHWNTTGTSNNPCDDDYPGSKPFSEIEIKSISEYMKSNLHRFNCYISFHGFSQRLMFPYGHTDERINSYDELYRVGSTALEALKRRYNTQYMIGSIGEFHQLSGLSVDYIADVFDKLIVYMYELRDKGEYGFLLPPEQIIPTGEEALDSLIAIFKALSSGYIRNS from the exons ATGTGGAAGATAATAATGTTGTGTATCGTGACCATGGGCGTAGCTACCGTTGACAAGGTTAGCTACGAAGGTTACAAACTCTTCAGCATTGTCCCAAAAACACAATTGGAGTTGGAGCTACTTGAAGAATTAAGAAGGTTGGGTAACGCCGAA TACAACTTCTGGCAAGTACCAAGTGTGTTAGACAGAGAAGTTATTTTTATGGTTCCTCCACGCAATTTAGATGAATTTCATGACCTTATGTTCCGTTTCAATATGCACTTTGAAGTCAGAATTAACAACATTCAGAAACTAATCGACGACACGATCCCTCGGAATAAATCACAGAGTTTTGATTTTAAACACTATCATACTCTCGAAGAAATCTACGATAATCTGGAAGAGCTGGCCAAGAAATATCCCCACAGAGTGCAAGTCGTCGTAGGCGGCAGAACATATGAAGGACGCGAGATCAAGGGCGTAAAGATAATCTCTAGTGAAGAGAAATCTGGAATCTTCATTGAGGGTGGCATTCATGCCAGGGAATGGATTTCGCCAACGACTGTCATGTACATCCTGCATCAACTATTGACTAGCGAAGATTCGGATGTGAGATATGTAGCTGACAATCATAATTGGTTTATTTTCCCAGTATTCAATCCCGACGGATATGTGTTCTCGCATATTAAG gaTCGATTATGGAGAAAAACTCGCAAACCGTCCAGTGGTACCTGCATTGGATCGGATCTCAATAGGAACTGGGATTATCATTGGAATA CTACTGGCACCAGCAACAATCCTTGCGATGACGATTACCCCGGAAGCAAGCCATTCTccgaaatagaaataaaaagcaTATCCGAATATATGAAATCCAATCTCCATCGTTTCAATTGCTATATTTCGTTCCACGGTTTTTCCCAACGATTGATGTTTCCTTATGGCCATACGGATGAACGTATTAACTCCTATGATGAATTG TATCGTGTCGGCTCGACAGCGCTTGAAGCTCTTAAACGGAGGTACAATACCCAATATATGATTGGAAGTATTGGCGAGTTTCACC aaCTGAGCGGTCTTAGTGTAGATTACATCGCAGATGTTTTCGATAAACTCATCGTGTATATGTACGAATTGCGCGACAAGGGTGAATACGGCTTCTTATTGCCACCTGAGCAGATTATTCCAACTGGAGAAGAGGCTTTAGATTCTCTTATAGCTATATTTAAAGCATTGTCAAGTggatatataagaaatagttaa